The proteins below are encoded in one region of Cololabis saira isolate AMF1-May2022 chromosome 13, fColSai1.1, whole genome shotgun sequence:
- the mpnd gene encoding MPN domain-containing protein isoform X1, with product MGSEPPSSPQVVEDAGEEDEEELSGGEEADLRSSSGRGSLLTRRGITLRVLLKDGLVEPGDGVLAIHYLGKNFIGDLLNDGKIRWVETGQIFNSPSAWATHCKRLVNPAKKSGCGWASVRYRGQKLVQYKTTWLHKYQPSADMSLVSEEDDDEDEEEGKTAVQADEKNKNNKPGLHDVMISRRADRERIPVRYCTLGTRDAARDPHTLVELSAFSAINRFQPFNVAVSSNVLLLMDFHCHLTTSEVVGYLGGRWDTNTQLLTVLRAFPCRTRLGDRDSASAVEEEICQNLFMRGLSLVGWYHSHPRGPALPSLQDIDSQMDHQLRLQGSNNGFQPCLGIICGPYYHGNQGVASTITPFWVVPPPEQRPNDYGIPVAVEVTYVQDNFLTSDVLNEMILLVDYYRTAPDLVQFNQYWCPDTTIMDKIKGSLSCHAPKDQAYSQILEHVYSQLSNIH from the exons ATGG gctCGGAGCCCCCCAGCTCTCCTCAGGTGGTGGAGGATGCAggtgaggaggatgaggaggagctgAGTGGAGGAGAGGAGGCGGATCTGCGGTCCAGCTCCGGCCGGGGCTCCCTGCTGACCCGCAGGGGCATCACCTTgagagtgctgctcaaggaCGGCCTGGTGGAGCCCGGGGACGGGGTGTTGGCCATCCACTACCTG GGTAAGAACTTTATAGGAGACTTGTTGAATGACGGGAAAATCCGATGGGTGGAGACGGGGCAGATCTTCAACTCCCCCAGTGCCTGGGCGACGCACTGCAAGCGCCTGGTCAACCCGGCCAAGAAGTCGGGCTGTGGTTGGGCGTCTGTGCGCTACCGGGGACAGAAGCTGGTCCAGTACAAAACCACCTGGCTGCACAAGTATCAGCCCAGCGCAGACATG AGCCTGGTGAGTGAGGAAGACGACGacgaggatgaggaggaagggaagacaGCTGTGCAGGCAGatgagaaaaacaagaacaacaaaCCCGGATTACACG ATGTAATGATTTCCCGGAGAGCAGACAGAGAGAGGATTCCTGTCAGATATTGCACCCTGGGCACCAGGGATGCTGCCAG AGATCCACACACACTAGTGGAGTTATCAGCCTTCTCAGCTATCAACAGATTCCAGCCTTTCAACGTCGCCGTCTCCAGTAATGTGCTGCTTCTAATG GACTTCCATTGTCACTTGACCACCAGTGAAGTGGTGGGATATCTTGGAGGACGATGGGATACGAATACACAGC TGCTGACAGTATTGAGGGCCTTCCCCTGTCGGACCAGGCTGGGAGACAGAGACTCGGCTTCTGCTGTCGAGGAGGAG ATCTGTCAGAACCTGTTCATGCGTGGCCTGTCGTTGGTGGGCTGGTACCACAGTCACCCGAGGGGTCCGGCCCTGCCGTCGCTGCAGGACATCGACTCCCAGATGGACCATCAGCTTAGGCTGCAAGGCTCAAACAACGGCTTCCAGCCCTGTCTGGGCATCATCTGTG GTCCTTATTACCACGGAAACCAAGGAGTTGCATCAACCATAACTCCGTTCTGGGTGGTGCCACCACCGGAG CAACGGCCTAATGACTACGGCATCCCCGTGGCTGTGGAGGTGACTTATGTACAGGACAACTTCCTCACCAGTGATGTTCTTAATGAGATG ATTCTGCTGGTCGACTACTACAGGACAGCTCCTGATCTGGTCCAGTTCAACCAGTATTGGTGCCCTGACACGACCATTATGGACAAGATCAAG GGCTCTTTGAGTTGCCACGCCCCTAAAGACCAGGCCTACTCTCAGATCTTGGAGCATGTCTACAGTCAGCTGAGCAACATACACTGA
- the mpnd gene encoding MPN domain-containing protein isoform X2 has product MGSEPPSSPQVVEDAGEEDEEELSGGEEADLRSSSGRGSLLTRRGITLRVLLKDGLVEPGDGVLAIHYLGKNFIGDLLNDGKIRWVETGQIFNSPSAWATHCKRLVNPAKKSGCGWASVRYRGQKLVQYKTTWLHKYQPSADMSLVSEEDDDEDEEEGKTAVQADEKNKNNKPGLHDRERIPVRYCTLGTRDAARDPHTLVELSAFSAINRFQPFNVAVSSNVLLLMDFHCHLTTSEVVGYLGGRWDTNTQLLTVLRAFPCRTRLGDRDSASAVEEEICQNLFMRGLSLVGWYHSHPRGPALPSLQDIDSQMDHQLRLQGSNNGFQPCLGIICGPYYHGNQGVASTITPFWVVPPPEQRPNDYGIPVAVEVTYVQDNFLTSDVLNEMILLVDYYRTAPDLVQFNQYWCPDTTIMDKIKGSLSCHAPKDQAYSQILEHVYSQLSNIH; this is encoded by the exons ATGG gctCGGAGCCCCCCAGCTCTCCTCAGGTGGTGGAGGATGCAggtgaggaggatgaggaggagctgAGTGGAGGAGAGGAGGCGGATCTGCGGTCCAGCTCCGGCCGGGGCTCCCTGCTGACCCGCAGGGGCATCACCTTgagagtgctgctcaaggaCGGCCTGGTGGAGCCCGGGGACGGGGTGTTGGCCATCCACTACCTG GGTAAGAACTTTATAGGAGACTTGTTGAATGACGGGAAAATCCGATGGGTGGAGACGGGGCAGATCTTCAACTCCCCCAGTGCCTGGGCGACGCACTGCAAGCGCCTGGTCAACCCGGCCAAGAAGTCGGGCTGTGGTTGGGCGTCTGTGCGCTACCGGGGACAGAAGCTGGTCCAGTACAAAACCACCTGGCTGCACAAGTATCAGCCCAGCGCAGACATG AGCCTGGTGAGTGAGGAAGACGACGacgaggatgaggaggaagggaagacaGCTGTGCAGGCAGatgagaaaaacaagaacaacaaaCCCGGATTACACG ACAGAGAGAGGATTCCTGTCAGATATTGCACCCTGGGCACCAGGGATGCTGCCAG AGATCCACACACACTAGTGGAGTTATCAGCCTTCTCAGCTATCAACAGATTCCAGCCTTTCAACGTCGCCGTCTCCAGTAATGTGCTGCTTCTAATG GACTTCCATTGTCACTTGACCACCAGTGAAGTGGTGGGATATCTTGGAGGACGATGGGATACGAATACACAGC TGCTGACAGTATTGAGGGCCTTCCCCTGTCGGACCAGGCTGGGAGACAGAGACTCGGCTTCTGCTGTCGAGGAGGAG ATCTGTCAGAACCTGTTCATGCGTGGCCTGTCGTTGGTGGGCTGGTACCACAGTCACCCGAGGGGTCCGGCCCTGCCGTCGCTGCAGGACATCGACTCCCAGATGGACCATCAGCTTAGGCTGCAAGGCTCAAACAACGGCTTCCAGCCCTGTCTGGGCATCATCTGTG GTCCTTATTACCACGGAAACCAAGGAGTTGCATCAACCATAACTCCGTTCTGGGTGGTGCCACCACCGGAG CAACGGCCTAATGACTACGGCATCCCCGTGGCTGTGGAGGTGACTTATGTACAGGACAACTTCCTCACCAGTGATGTTCTTAATGAGATG ATTCTGCTGGTCGACTACTACAGGACAGCTCCTGATCTGGTCCAGTTCAACCAGTATTGGTGCCCTGACACGACCATTATGGACAAGATCAAG GGCTCTTTGAGTTGCCACGCCCCTAAAGACCAGGCCTACTCTCAGATCTTGGAGCATGTCTACAGTCAGCTGAGCAACATACACTGA
- the sh3gl1b gene encoding SH3-domain GRB2-like 1b: MSVAGFKKQFYKASQMVSEKVGGAEGTKLDEDFKDLERKVDVTSKAVVEVISKTSEYLQPNPASRAKLSMLNTMSKIRGQVKNPGYPQAEGLLGECMGKYGRELGEETNFGGALVDVGEAMKRMAEVKDSLDIDVKQNFIDPLQGLCDKDLREIQHHLKKLEGRRLDYDYKKKRQGKIPDEELRQALEKFHESKEVAETSMYNLLETDIEQVSQLSSLVESQLQYHREAVQVLEELSEKLRDRMTDAQSRPRREYTPKPKPIFDFGENNHSNGGYTPSMAPAPSRNSVPEQPSCKALYDFEPENEGELGFREGDIIILTNQIDENWYEGMLNGQSGFFPLNYVEVLVALPH; this comes from the exons ATGTCGGTCGCTGGGTTCAAGAAGCAGTTTTATAAAGCCAGCCAG ATGGTAAGTGAGAAAGTTGGTGGTGCCGAGGGAACTAAACTAGATGAAGACTTCAAAGACTTGGAACGG AAAGTAGATGTTACCAGTAAGGCTGTAGTGGAGGTCATCTCCAAAACATCAGAGTACCTGCAACCCAACCCAG CATCACGAGCCAAACTGTCTATGCTGAACACCATGTCTAAGATCCGAGGTCAGGTGAAGAACCCGGGCTATCCTCAGGCCGAGGGGCTGCTAGGAGAATGTATGGGGAAATATGGACGGGAACTCGGAGAGGAGACTAACTTTG GTGGAGCTCTAGTAGATGTAGGAGAAGCCATGAAGAGAATGGCAGAAGTAAAAGACTCTCTAGATATTGATGTGAAacagaactttattgatccattGCAAGGGCTTTGTGACAAGGACCTCAGAGAGATACAG CACCATCTGAAGAAGCTTGAAGGCCGTCGCTTGGATTATGATTACAAGAAGAAACGTCAGGGCAAGATCCCAGACGAGGAACTTCGGCAGGCCCTAGAGAAATTTCACGAGTCAAAGGAAGTGGCTGAGACAAGCATGTACAACCTGCTGGAGACTGAT aTAGAACAGGTGAGCCAGCTCTCCTCCCTGGTGGAGTCCCAGCTGCAGTACCACAGAGAAGCTGTGCAGGTGCTGGAGGAGCTTTCTGAGAAACTGCGGGACAG GATGACTGATGCTCAGTCTCGACCGAGACGTGAATACACACCCAAACCCAAGCCTATCTTTGACTTTGGAGAGAACAACCATTCAAACGGTGGTTACACACCCTCGATGGCCCCTGCCCCTTCACGCAACTCAG TCCCAGAGCAGCCGAGCTGCAAGGCGCTGTATGACTTTGAGCCAGAGAACGAAGGAGAGCTGGGCTTCCGCGAGGGCGATATCATCATCTTGACCAATCAGATCGATGAAAACTGGTACGAGGGCATGCTGAACGGCCAGTCGGGATTCTTCCCGCTCAACTATGTTGAGGTCCTCGTGGCGCTGCCACACTAA
- the rorca gene encoding RAR-related orphan receptor C a: MRAQIEVIPCKICGDKSSGIHYGVITCEGCKGFFRRSQQNNAMYSCSRQRNCLIDRTNRNRCQHCRLQKCLALGMSRDAVKFGRMSKKQRDSLYAEVQKHQQSQECARVSALEDKSDMAELGCTYRRGSSATLSDLDDITTLPEGLLFDLPLTPEDAGGEYCNLDMLGGSAGNSSSSQSSPEQTSLDFADGNHSIKHEYQLLNDSGLFSHAILNPLPGGCNLLEIERITQNVVKSHIETSQYSTEELKRMAWTLYTSEETRSYITKSAEVMWQQCAIHITNAIQYVVEFAKRISGFMDLCQNDQIILLKAGCMDVLLIRMCRAYNPINNTMLFDGKFASPQLFKALGCDDLVNAVFDLAKSLSRIQMTEEEMALFTAAVLLSPDRPWLTDVQKIQKLQEKVYVALQRCLQKEGASDEKLAKMVSKLPILRSICNLHIDKLEFFRLVHPETAYTFPPLYREVFGSEITFPDSTEG; the protein is encoded by the exons ATGAGAG cTCAAATAGAAGTAATCCCTTGTAAAATCTGTGGAGATAAATCATCGGGAATTCACTATGGTGTTATCACCTGTGAAGGCTGCAAG GGTTTCTTTCGACGCAGCCAGCAGAATAATGCAATGTACTCATGCTCACGACAGAGGAACTGCCTAATTGACAGGACCAACCGCAATCGTTGTCAGCACTGTCGGCTGCAGAAGTGTCTTGCTTTGGGTATGAGTCGTGATG CCGTGAAGTTTGGCCGCATGTCCAAAAAGCAGCGCGACAGCCTGTACGCAGAAGTCCAGAAACACCAGCAGTCCCAGGAGTGTGCCAGGGTCAGTGCCCTCGAGGACAAAAGTGACATGGCTGAGCTCGGTTGCACCTACAGAAGAGGCTCCAGCGCCACGCTCAGCGATTTGGATGACATAACAACGTTGCCAGAGGGCCTGCTTTTTGACCTGCCGCTGACCCCGGAGGATGCAGGTGGAGAGTACTGCAACCTAGACATGCTGGGTGGAAGTGCAGGCAACAGTTCCTCCTCCCAAAGCTCACCAGAACAGACCAGCTTGGACTTTGCCGATGGCAACCACAGCATCAAGCACGAATACCAGCTACTGAACGATTCTGGACTCTTCTCACACGCTATCCTTAACCCATTGCCAGGGGGCTGCAACCTGCTTGAGATAG AACGTATAACACAGAATGTGGTAAAGTCCCATATTGAGACGAGCCAATACAGCACAGAGGAGCTGAAGAGAATGGCCTGGACCTTGTATACTTCAGAAGAAACACGCTCATACATTACCAAG TCAGCTGAGGTTATGTGGCAACAGTGTGCTATTCACATCACCAATGCAATCCAGTATGTGGTAGAGTTCGCCAAGCGCATCTCTGGCTTCATGGACCTCTGTCAGAACGATCAGATTATCCTCCTCAAAGCAG GCTGCATGGACGTTCTTCTGATCCGTATGTGCCGGGCCTATAACCCCATCAATAATACAATGCTCTTTGATGGAAAGTTTGCCTCGCCTCAGCTGTTCAAAGCTCTTG GCTGCGATGATCTCGTGAATGCAGTGTTTGACTTGGCTAAAAGCCTGAGTCGTATACAGATGACTGAGGAAGAGATGGCTCTCTTCACTGCTGCTGTGCTGCTCTCTCCGG ACCGCCCCTGGCTGACAGATGTCCAGAAGATTCAGAAATTACAGGAGAAAGTTTATGTAGCTCTTCAGCGATGTCTGCAAAAAGAAGGAGCATCAGATGAGAAGCTCGCTAAG ATGGTGTCTAAGCTTCCCATACTGAGGTCCATTTGCAACCTCCACATTGACAAACTAGAGTTTTTCCGCCTGGTTCACCCTGAGACGGCCTACACCTTCCCTCCTCTGTACAGGGAGGTTTTCGGCAGTGAGATAACCTTCCCGGACTCCACGGAGGGGTAG